From the genome of Hathewaya histolytica, one region includes:
- the mazG gene encoding nucleoside triphosphate pyrophosphohydrolase: MIKILGLGPGDKDSLTIGALEALKSCKKIFFRTEKHPTIEYIKSLGIKFDVYDNFYENYDNFDEVYSAISKDLIQKHKEHEDIIYGVPGHPLVAEKSVSMLIELCTEHNIEYKILPAVSFIEAIMEALKIDPIQGIKIVDAFEIKNTILHNNTGIIITQVYNKLIASEVKLALSEYYNDSEEIYFVRAAGVQDLESIRKIKLYELDRQEDIDYLTSLYIPKGTKALKDFYDLVKIMDVLRGENGCPWDLEQDHKSLKRCLIEEAYEVIDAIEKEDENNLIEELGDLLLQVVFHSKIGKDEGYFNIYDVTEGICEKMINRHPHIFGKIKLDSSEEVLDNWESIKKKEKGYSTYTEELEHISRSLPGLIRAEKVQKKAAKVGFDWEEIKPALDKVKEEYIEVLEVYNSKNREKIIDELGDLIFATVNVCRFLKVDPEEAVNHTTEKFIHRFRFIEKHVINTGNNLKDMSLEDLDKLWENAKNQK, translated from the coding sequence ATGATTAAAATTTTAGGTTTAGGACCAGGAGATAAAGATTCATTAACTATTGGTGCCTTAGAAGCTTTAAAAAGCTGTAAAAAGATATTTTTTAGAACAGAAAAACATCCAACTATTGAGTATATAAAATCTTTAGGAATTAAATTTGATGTATATGATAACTTTTATGAAAATTATGATAATTTTGATGAGGTATATAGTGCAATATCAAAGGATTTAATTCAAAAACATAAGGAACATGAAGATATAATATATGGTGTGCCAGGTCATCCATTAGTAGCAGAAAAGTCAGTTTCAATGTTAATAGAGCTTTGCACAGAACATAATATTGAATACAAAATACTACCTGCTGTAAGTTTTATTGAGGCTATAATGGAAGCACTTAAAATAGATCCTATACAAGGTATTAAGATAGTTGATGCATTTGAAATAAAAAACACCATATTACATAACAATACAGGAATAATAATTACACAAGTTTATAATAAATTAATAGCTTCAGAGGTTAAGCTAGCACTATCTGAGTATTATAATGATTCAGAAGAAATTTATTTTGTAAGGGCAGCTGGAGTTCAAGATTTAGAGAGTATAAGAAAAATAAAACTTTATGAATTAGATAGACAAGAAGATATAGATTATTTAACATCACTATATATACCCAAGGGTACTAAAGCATTAAAAGATTTCTATGATTTAGTTAAGATAATGGATGTTTTAAGGGGAGAAAATGGATGTCCTTGGGACTTGGAACAAGATCATAAATCTCTTAAAAGATGTCTAATAGAAGAGGCTTATGAGGTTATAGATGCCATTGAAAAAGAGGATGAAAATAATTTAATAGAAGAATTAGGAGATTTATTATTACAAGTTGTTTTTCATTCTAAAATTGGAAAAGACGAAGGATATTTTAACATCTATGACGTAACTGAGGGTATATGTGAGAAAATGATAAATAGACATCCACATATATTTGGGAAAATTAAACTTGACAGTTCGGAAGAAGTATTAGATAATTGGGAAAGTATTAAGAAAAAAGAAAAGGGTTATAGCACCTACACAGAAGAACTAGAGCATATATCAAGAAGTCTACCAGGTTTAATTAGAGCTGAAAAGGTTCAAAAAAAGGCAGCTAAGGTTGGATTCGATTGGGAAGAAATAAAACCAGCATTAGACAAGGTAAAAGAAGAATATATTGAGGTTCTTGAGGTATATAATTCAAAAAACAGGGAAAAAATAATAGATGAACTAGGCGATTTGATTTTTGCGACTGTTAATGTTTGCAGGTTTTTAAAAGTAGATCCAGAAGAAGCTGTAAACCATACTACAGAAAAGTTTATACATAGATTTAGGTTTATTGAGAAGCATGTAATAAATACAGGCAATAATCTAAAAGATATGTCACTAGAAGATTTAGATAAACTTTGGGAAAATGCGAAAAATCAAAAGTAA
- the yabQ gene encoding spore cortex biosynthesis protein YabQ translates to MLFPIDFQLRLFIFSILAGFLTGTLFDIYRLIRGVSHPGNIVTIIQDTLFWIFTSILVFIFLLYTNYAYVSIYIYILIFIGILVYLKFLSDLCILILYNLNKFLFTSIRIFIKHLMFPVSILIYKLKKSFKN, encoded by the coding sequence ATGTTATTTCCAATTGATTTTCAATTAAGGTTATTTATATTTAGTATACTTGCTGGATTTTTAACGGGGACATTATTTGACATCTATAGACTAATCAGAGGGGTTTCCCATCCAGGGAATATAGTTACAATTATACAAGATACACTTTTTTGGATATTTACATCGATTTTGGTATTTATATTCTTGTTGTACACGAACTACGCATATGTTAGTATATATATATATATATTAATATTTATAGGAATTTTAGTATATTTAAAATTTTTAAGTGATTTATGTATATTAATATTGTATAATTTAAATAAGTTTTTATTTACGAGTATAAGAATATTTATAAAACATTTAATGTTTCCAGTAAGTATATTAATTTATAAGCTTAAGAAAAGTTTTAAAAATTAA
- the spoIIE gene encoding stage II sporulation protein E, whose protein sequence is MQYGLEVLPYKRLKKEDSEEKCSKKYILKNIKSYIYLAFICFLISRVKLINGMAPFGIALLIAFSLHLDKEKFLICGIGSMIGYITLINKVENISIYFISVSTIIGSNYIFSREEKKKKIISIASLLIVEYIISRLVINKMNFSISVFYSFMEVLCLIPLYYIINQGIICFKTLDYKKVFSNEEMISMGIFISLILSGTWGVNIRYISLTNVVGIFFVAMVGFICGPSTGGTTGVALGAIIGMTSADMPIFISVFGICGLISGLFRDTGKYFTSLACGVTFFIVQIYLGTNTSFIGIEAIIALTAIIFIPEKIYKKLILDFNVEEKKENLSENYLSKIRNIYSEKVNGFSDLLFNISSTLDKLVDNDKLALKSKSSALIENLADRACAQCDMNSICWKREIHYTYSAFSELIQNYQENKKTMPYELERKCINRTVLSKNTEEIVNRYIINEMRKNSLCEGRELLSSQIKSMASTVKSIGEDIQANISINICLENKIKRILDKNRISYSNILCIKDERCKNVIKLWLEACGGKKSCSKKILSYMNEAVGEPMCVTSENCCIDKKKNTCSVTFEQIPKFHVNSYSAVKCKDGEKCNGDSNSFSKLKDGTYISIISDGMGSGPQAGKESEASVNLINEFCRAGFNKITAINTINSIMSMKFNEDEKFSTLDLCNIDLYSGNVEFMKVGAVASFLKSDSKIDIIKSKSLPIGVLDTVDVEIENKKVKNGDLIVMVSDGVLDYNDSNLLNSNWIVEYLKNSNSNDPKEIACEILNEAIKLNDYKIKDDMTVLVSKIYTVY, encoded by the coding sequence ATGCAGTATGGATTAGAGGTATTACCTTACAAAAGGTTGAAAAAGGAAGATAGCGAGGAGAAATGTTCAAAAAAATATATTTTGAAAAATATTAAAAGTTATATTTATCTTGCTTTTATATGTTTCCTTATAAGTAGAGTAAAATTAATAAACGGCATGGCTCCATTTGGAATAGCATTACTCATAGCATTTTCATTACATCTAGATAAAGAAAAATTTTTGATATGTGGCATAGGGAGTATGATTGGATATATAACCTTAATAAACAAGGTTGAGAATATATCAATATATTTTATATCTGTAAGTACTATAATAGGATCCAATTATATTTTTTCTAGAGAAGAAAAAAAGAAGAAAATTATATCCATAGCATCTTTATTAATTGTAGAGTACATTATATCTAGATTAGTTATAAATAAAATGAACTTCTCTATAAGTGTTTTTTATTCTTTTATGGAAGTGCTATGCTTAATACCATTATATTATATTATTAATCAAGGGATAATATGTTTTAAAACATTAGATTATAAAAAAGTGTTTAGCAATGAAGAAATGATTAGCATGGGTATTTTTATTTCTCTAATATTATCTGGAACTTGGGGCGTTAACATAAGGTATATATCACTTACGAATGTAGTAGGAATATTTTTTGTTGCTATGGTTGGATTTATATGTGGACCTTCTACAGGAGGTACAACAGGAGTGGCTTTAGGAGCCATAATAGGAATGACTTCTGCTGATATGCCTATATTTATAAGTGTTTTTGGCATTTGTGGACTTATATCAGGACTATTCAGAGATACAGGGAAATATTTTACTTCATTAGCATGTGGAGTTACCTTTTTCATAGTGCAAATATATTTAGGAACTAATACTAGTTTTATAGGTATTGAGGCTATAATAGCTCTAACCGCTATTATATTTATACCAGAGAAAATTTATAAAAAACTTATTTTAGACTTTAATGTAGAAGAGAAGAAAGAAAATTTGAGTGAAAATTATCTTAGTAAAATAAGAAATATATATTCGGAAAAAGTTAATGGATTTTCAGATTTATTATTTAATATATCTTCAACATTAGATAAATTAGTGGATAACGATAAACTAGCACTAAAAAGTAAGAGTTCCGCACTAATTGAAAATTTGGCTGATAGAGCTTGTGCTCAATGTGATATGAATAGTATTTGTTGGAAACGTGAAATTCATTATACATATTCGGCCTTTTCTGAGCTCATACAAAATTATCAAGAAAATAAAAAAACTATGCCCTACGAATTAGAAAGAAAATGTATAAACAGAACTGTTCTAAGTAAAAATACAGAGGAGATTGTAAATAGATACATTATAAATGAGATGAGAAAAAATAGTTTATGTGAGGGACGAGAACTTTTATCGAGTCAAATAAAGAGTATGGCAAGTACTGTTAAATCTATTGGAGAGGATATACAGGCTAACATTTCAATAAATATATGTTTAGAGAATAAGATTAAACGAATTTTAGATAAAAATAGGATTAGCTATAGTAATATACTGTGTATAAAGGATGAGAGATGTAAGAATGTTATAAAGTTATGGTTAGAAGCATGTGGAGGAAAAAAGAGTTGTTCTAAAAAGATTCTTTCTTATATGAATGAAGCTGTTGGAGAGCCTATGTGTGTAACTAGTGAAAATTGTTGTATTGATAAGAAGAAAAATACTTGTTCTGTAACTTTTGAACAGATACCCAAATTTCATGTAAATTCCTATTCAGCTGTAAAGTGTAAAGATGGTGAAAAATGTAATGGAGATAGTAATAGCTTCTCTAAATTGAAGGATGGAACATATATTTCAATTATAAGTGATGGGATGGGTTCTGGACCACAGGCAGGAAAAGAAAGTGAAGCATCTGTAAACTTAATTAACGAATTTTGTAGGGCTGGTTTTAATAAAATAACGGCTATTAATACCATTAACTCTATAATGAGCATGAAATTTAATGAGGATGAAAAGTTTTCAACTTTAGACTTATGTAATATTGATTTATATAGTGGTAATGTTGAGTTTATGAAGGTTGGGGCAGTAGCAAGTTTCTTAAAGAGTGATAGTAAAATTGATATTATAAAATCTAAAAGTTTACCTATAGGTGTTCTAGACACTGTGGATGTTGAAATAGAGAATAAAAAAGTTAAAAATGGTGATCTTATTGTAATGGTAAGTGATGGAGTTTTAGATTATAATGATAGTAATCTTTTGAACAGCAACTGGATTGTAGAATACCTAAAAAATAGTAATAGTAATGACCCTAAAGAAATAGCCTGTGAAATATTAAATGAAGCAATAAAACTTAACGATTATAAAATTAAAGACGACATGACGGTATTAGTATCTAAAATTTATACAGTTTATTAA
- a CDS encoding HU family DNA-binding protein — MNKAELITVMSEKSKLTKKDAEAALKAFIEAVEETLEKDEKVQLIGFGTFETRKRAARKGRNPRTKEEIEIPASIAPVFKAGKEFKEKVNK, encoded by the coding sequence GTGAATAAAGCTGAATTAATTACTGTTATGAGTGAAAAATCTAAGTTAACTAAAAAAGATGCAGAAGCTGCTCTAAAAGCATTTATAGAAGCAGTAGAAGAAACTCTTGAAAAAGATGAGAAAGTACAATTAATTGGTTTTGGAACTTTCGAAACTAGAAAAAGAGCTGCTAGAAAAGGAAGAAATCCAAGAACTAAGGAAGAAATCGAGATTCCTGCATCAATAGCACCAGTTTTCAAAGCTGGAAAAGAATTTAAAGAAAAAGTAAACAAATAG
- a CDS encoding FtsB family cell division protein: MKRFRNSQKVILFLGIIYVVYTLVSQQITIYNQKKEMKKWNMEVEQVKKENQKLKDEVKMSQDDQYIEKIARERLGLTKKGESTIVDKKK, translated from the coding sequence GTGAAAAGGTTTAGAAATTCCCAAAAAGTAATTCTATTTTTAGGAATAATATACGTGGTATATACATTAGTATCTCAACAAATAACTATATACAATCAAAAAAAAGAAATGAAGAAGTGGAATATGGAAGTAGAACAAGTAAAGAAGGAAAATCAAAAGTTAAAAGATGAGGTTAAAATGTCCCAAGATGATCAATACATAGAGAAGATAGCTCGAGAAAGATTGGGATTAACAAAAAAAGGTGAATCAACGATTGTAGACAAGAAAAAATAA
- the tilS gene encoding tRNA lysidine(34) synthetase TilS, protein MIEKVMKSIRQHNMIDNGDKILVALSGGPDSVCLLHVLNKLRNELDIEICAAHVNHCLRGEESDKDEEYVVELCKNLNIELFRKRVDVKGYEKEHGVSCEVAGRNLRYNFFNELKEKYVINKIAVAHNANDQAETLLMRVMRGTGIDGLCGIKPVRDKVFIRPILNITRNEIESYCKRECLNPRIDKTNLENIYTRNKVRLELIPYMKENFNDDIIGALNRLAYNMQSDNEILDDISRQYYEKYCDIKNNKVIISKEAFKEKKGILTRIIRLALTSLTGDTYNFEKSHIYSIIDIQTHSNGKKVMLPSGIIAYNNYGEVHILFGKNLDVLKYKSTELKEQSLRIGEKNIISENMQVSLEVLDKKSIDVSDNNKYLKYFDYDKVCGNITLRYRREGDLFNPLGMQGNKKLKKAFIDMKIPKEIRDIIPLLCFNDEIAWIIGYRVSEKFKVTNKTQNVLKINIERGKANERRH, encoded by the coding sequence TTGATAGAGAAAGTAATGAAAAGTATAAGGCAACATAATATGATTGATAACGGTGATAAGATATTAGTAGCTCTATCAGGAGGCCCTGATTCTGTGTGTTTACTTCATGTTTTGAATAAACTTAGAAATGAGCTGGACATAGAAATATGTGCAGCTCATGTTAATCATTGTCTAAGGGGAGAAGAATCAGATAAAGATGAGGAATATGTAGTGGAACTTTGCAAGAATCTAAATATAGAATTATTTAGAAAAAGGGTAGATGTTAAGGGGTATGAAAAAGAACATGGTGTATCCTGTGAAGTCGCAGGTAGAAATCTCAGGTACAATTTTTTTAATGAACTAAAAGAAAAGTATGTTATTAATAAGATTGCTGTTGCACATAATGCAAATGATCAGGCTGAGACGTTATTAATGCGAGTTATGAGAGGAACTGGAATAGATGGATTATGTGGCATAAAGCCTGTTAGGGACAAGGTATTTATAAGACCTATTTTAAATATAACAAGAAATGAGATTGAATCATATTGTAAAAGGGAGTGCTTAAATCCCAGAATAGATAAAACAAATCTAGAAAATATATATACTAGAAATAAAGTAAGGCTTGAACTAATTCCATATATGAAAGAAAATTTTAATGATGATATAATTGGAGCTTTAAACAGGCTTGCTTACAATATGCAGAGTGATAATGAGATTTTAGATGATATTTCCAGGCAATATTATGAAAAATATTGTGATATTAAAAATAATAAGGTTATAATAAGTAAAGAGGCTTTTAAAGAGAAAAAAGGTATCTTAACAAGAATCATAAGACTTGCATTAACTAGTTTAACTGGAGATACATATAACTTTGAAAAAAGCCACATATATAGTATCATAGATATACAGACACATAGTAATGGAAAAAAAGTTATGCTTCCAAGTGGAATTATTGCATACAATAATTATGGCGAGGTACATATATTATTTGGTAAGAATTTAGATGTATTAAAATATAAGAGTACTGAATTAAAGGAACAAAGCTTAAGAATCGGGGAAAAAAATATAATCTCAGAAAACATGCAAGTTTCTCTTGAAGTACTCGATAAAAAGTCTATAGATGTAAGTGATAATAATAAATATCTAAAGTATTTTGATTATGATAAAGTGTGTGGAAATATTACATTGAGATATAGAAGAGAAGGCGATTTATTTAATCCATTAGGAATGCAGGGAAATAAGAAATTAAAGAAAGCTTTTATAGATATGAAGATTCCTAAGGAAATAAGAGATATTATTCCTCTCTTATGCTTTAATGATGAAATTGCATGGATTATAGGATATAGGGTAAGTGAAAAATTCAAAGTAACTAATAAAACACAGAATGTGCTTAAAATAAACATAGAGAGGGGAAAAGCTAATGAGAGAAGACATTAA
- a CDS encoding S1 domain-containing RNA-binding protein produces the protein MSLKPGSIIEGKVVNITKFGAFVEVEGKTGLLHISEISRTFVKDISKHLKENDIVKVKVISVDENGKISLSMKQLEEERPKRTNAPQEIDWNKEKSKVHSFNFEDNLSKFLKESEERLKEMKTAKSARNQGNGKKKK, from the coding sequence ATGTCTTTAAAACCAGGAAGCATTATAGAAGGAAAAGTGGTTAACATCACAAAATTTGGAGCGTTCGTAGAGGTGGAGGGAAAAACTGGACTATTACATATATCTGAGATATCTAGAACTTTTGTAAAAGATATAAGTAAACATTTAAAAGAAAATGATATAGTAAAAGTAAAAGTTATATCAGTTGACGAAAATGGCAAAATTAGTTTATCAATGAAACAGCTTGAAGAGGAAAGACCTAAAAGGACTAATGCACCTCAAGAAATAGATTGGAATAAAGAGAAGTCTAAAGTTCATTCTTTTAACTTTGAAGATAATCTTTCTAAGTTTTTGAAGGAAAGTGAAGAAAGATTAAAAGAAATGAAGACAGCTAAATCAGCAAGAAATCAAGGAAATGGTAAAAAGAAAAAATAA
- a CDS encoding putative polysaccharide biosynthesis protein, whose translation MKRQTLIKSTLILGAAGIFARFLGLFFRIPMQILLGDEGMGYYQMSYPLYLTFIAVSSGIPIAVSKIISEMNAKNDGNGILRVIRSTFLIMIPTALAFSFILIFFSDNIITSLRWDRKSYYALIATSLAPVFVITMGILRGFFQGLHNMNPTAISQVIEQIGRVVGGVGLAYMLFPLGIEYAAGGAALGALIGSLLGFIYLVIKFLSVLRYIPKKKSDIKRPIVGDILRNAIPFSFGAVVGTIMGLVDSIVVPRGLLRAGFSSKDAAILYGQLTGKAATLSHVPLALSVALCTSIVPIVAEAYVKNRKVELQNKVEGVIKLSSVISMPSAMGLYFLSYPVMSLVFRGDFGGYTILKYMAISLPFIVLSQCSTTLLQAMNNFYAPVKNLAIGCILKIILTYILVPIPNINIYGAVIGSTIGYITSSILNMILIKRKLLMPINMLDSIIKPIIASLIMSISVILGYKYMYTHTLSNDLACLSAIVIGVITYLLAVIILKIFSYKEVKGKFNVS comes from the coding sequence ATGAAAAGACAGACCTTGATAAAAAGCACCTTAATTTTAGGGGCAGCTGGTATATTTGCAAGGTTTTTGGGGTTGTTTTTTAGAATCCCAATGCAAATTCTCCTTGGTGATGAAGGTATGGGATATTATCAAATGTCATATCCATTATATCTTACTTTTATAGCGGTATCTTCAGGGATACCTATAGCGGTATCAAAGATAATTTCGGAGATGAATGCTAAAAATGATGGAAATGGTATACTTAGAGTTATTCGATCCACTTTTTTAATTATGATTCCTACGGCTTTGGCATTTTCCTTTATATTAATATTTTTTTCCGATAACATAATAACCTCTTTAAGATGGGATAGAAAATCATACTATGCATTAATAGCTACATCTCTTGCGCCTGTATTCGTAATAACAATGGGAATTTTAAGAGGTTTTTTTCAAGGATTACATAATATGAATCCAACTGCGATTTCGCAAGTTATAGAGCAAATAGGAAGGGTAGTTGGGGGGGTAGGCCTTGCATATATGCTTTTTCCTTTAGGTATAGAATATGCGGCAGGTGGAGCTGCGTTAGGAGCACTAATAGGTTCTTTATTAGGATTTATATATTTAGTTATAAAATTTTTATCAGTATTAAGATATATACCTAAGAAAAAATCAGATATTAAGCGTCCCATTGTAGGTGATATATTGAGAAATGCTATTCCGTTTTCTTTTGGGGCTGTAGTAGGAACAATAATGGGATTAGTTGATTCTATAGTAGTTCCAAGAGGGTTATTAAGGGCAGGGTTTTCAAGCAAAGACGCAGCTATATTATATGGACAACTAACGGGAAAGGCAGCTACATTATCTCATGTACCGTTAGCTCTTTCTGTGGCTTTATGTACATCTATTGTTCCTATTGTAGCGGAAGCATATGTGAAAAACAGAAAGGTAGAATTACAAAATAAAGTAGAAGGAGTTATAAAACTTTCTAGTGTGATTTCAATGCCTTCAGCTATGGGATTATATTTTTTATCATATCCTGTAATGAGCCTGGTTTTTAGAGGAGACTTTGGCGGATATACGATTTTAAAATATATGGCTATATCTTTACCATTTATAGTACTAAGTCAATGTAGCACAACTCTTCTACAAGCTATGAATAACTTTTATGCTCCAGTTAAAAATCTTGCAATAGGATGTATATTAAAAATTATACTAACTTATATACTAGTACCTATTCCTAATATAAACATATATGGCGCAGTTATAGGATCTACAATAGGATATATAACCTCTAGCATTTTAAATATGATTTTAATTAAAAGAAAGCTTTTAATGCCTATAAATATGTTGGATTCCATAATAAAGCCTATTATAGCATCTTTAATTATGTCTATTTCTGTAATATTGGGGTATAAATATATGTATACGCATACACTAAGTAATGATTTAGCTTGCTTATCAGCTATAGTAATTGGTGTTATTACTTATTTATTAGCAGTAATTATACTTAAGATTTTCAGTTATAAAGAAGTTAAAGGAAAATTTAATGTATCTTAA
- the yabP gene encoding sporulation protein YabP, with protein MERKKEIITEERKGRLLLEDRKKLEISGVLEVVSFNEEEIILSTKLGGLNIKGSDLKMNKLDVTNGEVNITGEINSCLYKNHKKLSKDESIFKRLFK; from the coding sequence ATGGAGAGAAAGAAAGAAATAATAACTGAAGAAAGAAAAGGGAGATTATTATTAGAAGATAGAAAGAAACTTGAAATAAGTGGAGTGCTAGAAGTTGTGAGCTTTAATGAGGAAGAAATAATACTTAGTACAAAACTTGGCGGGTTAAATATAAAAGGTAGTGATTTAAAAATGAATAAATTAGATGTAACAAATGGGGAAGTAAATATAACAGGAGAAATTAATAGTTGTTTATATAAAAATCATAAGAAACTTTCAAAAGACGAATCTATCTTTAAAAGATTATTTAAGTAA
- a CDS encoding RNA-binding S4 domain-containing protein → MRLDKYLKVSRIIKRRTKAKEICDSGRVHINGKEAKAGTTIKENDIIEILFAKDTLKAKIVNITEHVKKEEAKEMYDIISGKDAEE, encoded by the coding sequence ATGAGATTAGATAAATATTTAAAAGTTTCTAGAATAATAAAAAGAAGAACAAAAGCTAAAGAAATTTGTGACAGTGGAAGAGTCCATATAAATGGCAAGGAAGCCAAAGCAGGTACTACTATAAAAGAAAATGATATTATAGAAATATTATTTGCAAAGGATACCTTAAAAGCTAAAATTGTAAATATAACTGAACATGTAAAAAAAGAAGAAGCAAAAGAAATGTATGATATAATATCAGGAAAAGATGCGGAGGAGTAA
- the hpt gene encoding hypoxanthine phosphoribosyltransferase translates to MREDIKEVLYSEEELRRKTKELAERISEDYRGKELILIGILKGSVVFMSDLIKEVTIPCYMDFMAVSSYGKSTTTSGVVRILKDLDEEIEGKHVLVVEDIIDSGITLKYLIEYLKSRKPESVEIACLLNKYERRKVEIDVKYLGFEVPDYFLVGYGLDYAEKYRNLPFIGILKEEVYTN, encoded by the coding sequence ATGAGAGAAGACATTAAAGAGGTGCTTTACTCAGAGGAAGAATTAAGAAGGAAAACAAAAGAACTAGCAGAAAGGATAAGTGAAGACTATAGGGGAAAAGAATTGATTTTAATAGGAATTTTAAAAGGTTCCGTTGTATTTATGTCAGATCTTATAAAAGAAGTTACGATACCTTGCTATATGGATTTTATGGCTGTATCAAGTTATGGAAAATCTACAACTACTTCTGGCGTTGTTAGAATATTGAAAGATTTAGATGAAGAGATAGAAGGCAAGCATGTTCTTGTAGTTGAGGATATAATAGACTCAGGGATTACGTTAAAATATCTAATTGAATATCTAAAATCAAGAAAACCGGAATCCGTGGAAATAGCATGTTTATTAAACAAATATGAAAGAAGAAAGGTAGAAATTGATGTTAAGTATTTAGGTTTTGAAGTTCCTGACTACTTCTTGGTAGGATATGGACTAGATTATGCAGAGAAATATAGAAACTTACCTTTTATAGGTATATTAAAAGAAGAAGTATATACAAACTAA
- the spoVT gene encoding stage V sporulation protein T translates to MKATGIVRRIDDLGRVVIPKEIRRTLRIREGDPLEIFTDREGGVILKKYSPIEELSNFSKEYADALQQSLGGTVIITDKDGIISISGGSRKEYMDRKISSDLERIMEERKPIILGEGSEDIIPIYEDDDESRYKYQVIAPIIAEGDTIGNVVMLTDDDRKEFGDLELKLAETAANFLGKQME, encoded by the coding sequence ATGAAGGCAACAGGTATAGTAAGACGTATAGATGATTTAGGAAGAGTTGTTATACCTAAAGAAATTAGAAGAACTTTAAGGATAAGAGAAGGAGACCCACTAGAGATATTTACAGATAGGGAAGGTGGCGTAATACTAAAGAAGTATTCTCCAATAGAAGAGTTAAGTAATTTTTCAAAGGAATATGCAGATGCTCTTCAACAATCTCTTGGAGGAACAGTAATAATAACAGATAAAGATGGTATTATTTCAATAAGTGGTGGATCTAGAAAAGAATATATGGATAGAAAAATCAGTTCTGATTTAGAAAGAATTATGGAAGAAAGAAAGCCTATTATTTTAGGTGAAGGATCAGAAGATATAATTCCTATATATGAAGATGATGATGAATCTAGATATAAGTACCAAGTTATAGCTCCAATAATAGCTGAAGGAGATACCATTGGTAATGTAGTTATGTTGACTGATGATGACAGAAAAGAATTTGGAGATTTAGAGTTAAAGCTAGCTGAAACGGCAGCTAATTTCTTAGGAAAGCAAATGGAATAA